The Musa acuminata AAA Group cultivar baxijiao chromosome BXJ1-3, Cavendish_Baxijiao_AAA, whole genome shotgun sequence genome window below encodes:
- the LOC135638277 gene encoding biotin carboxyl carrier protein of acetyl-CoA carboxylase 1, chloroplastic-like, translating into MASISVPCPKCSVIPRNWATKSSSLASFSNPPPSSVSGSAWLPSSKDSTSRHYPILKAHFQEVTVETSSNSSPIAWTKSETLPIKIKDAGVVEESGGPNEVTDSTISTFMAEVSSLVKLVDSKDITELHLKKDGCELLIKKHEALPQPPVAASPVIMHYPQAMHPPQPTNPQAVPPAQVNSAPALPPPSATAGSKSSIPPLKCPMAGTFYRCPAPGEPPFVKVGDKVQKGQVVCIIEAMKLMNEIESDQSGTVVEIIAEDGKPVSVDSPLLVIQP; encoded by the exons ATGGCGTCCATCTCTGTTCCGTGCCCAAAGTGCTCTGTGATCCCTCGGAATTGGGCTACTAAGTCGAGCTCCTTGGCCTCGTTTTCGAATCCGCCGCCCTCTTCGGTCTCGGGATCTGCCTGGCTTCCTTCGTCGAAG GATTCTACAAGTAGACATTATCCCATTTTAAAGGCTCATTTTCAGGAG GTAACTGTTGAAACTTCATCAAATTCTTCACCTATAGCATGGACAAAGTCAGAGACTTTACCTATAAAGATTAAAGATGCTGGCGTCGTCGAGGAATCTGGTGGTCCAAATGAAGTAACAGATTCAACCATATCTACATTCATGGCTGAAGTTTCAAGTCTTGTTAA GCTTGTGGACTCTAAAGATATAACAGAACTGCATTTAAAGAAGGACGGATGTGAGCTCCTAATAAAAAAACACGAGGCTTTACCTCAGCCACCGGTTGCTGCTTCTCCTGTGATAATGCACTATCCGCAGGCTATGCATCCACCCCAACCTACCAATCCTCAAGCTGTCCCTCCTGCACAAGTTAATTCAGCGCCAGCTCTTCCGCCACCTTCAGCAACAGCCGGAAGTAAGTCATCAATTCCACCTCTGAAATGTCCCATGGCAGGCACATTTTATAGATGCCCAGCTCCCGGGGAGCCTCCATTCGTTAAG GTTGGTGACAAGGTCCAAAAAGGGCAGGTTGTTTGCATCATCGAGGCTATGAAATTGATGAATGAAATTGAG TCTGATCAATCCGGAACAGTGGTGGAGATTATTGCTGAAGACGGAAAACCAGTCAGTGTTGACTCG CCTTTGCTCGTAATTCAGCCTTGA
- the LOC103979832 gene encoding ribosome biogenesis protein WDR12 homolog isoform X2: MDFGVAGGAGGSEEAARRVRVRFTTKLGPPLRVPSAPLAVPSNLTRMGLSEIVNLLLENASAEHETQPFDFLIDGELVRLPLEEFLLAKGISAEKVLEIEYIKAVAPRKQQDPRLHDDWVSSVDGSNPSYILTGCYDGIARLWKGGAACTHVLVGHSGAITSAHIINGKDESENRFHIATGSKDRTLRLWKFDDAEHLEHPVNIREYKILQGHTSSVQSISSDPSGDMICSGSWDSSIKLWDVKNSEVQGDTVSIKKRKLVSDTENHVESQLEGVAASTLIGHSQCVSSIVWPERKTIYSASWDHSVRQWDVQTGQETWNMACGKVLNCLDIGGESSALIAAGGSDPILRIWDPRKPGTLAPVFQFSSHSSWISACKWHCKSWFHLLSASYDGKVMLWDLRTAWPLAIIDSHKEKVLCADWWKNDSVISGGADSKLLICSGVSIQ; the protein is encoded by the exons ATGGACTTCGGCGTAGCTGGCGGCGCGGGTGGTAGCGAGGAGGCCGCGCGGCGAGTCCGCGTGCGGTTCACCACCAAGCTCGGGCCGCCGCTCCGAGTCCCCTCCGCCCCCCTCGCCGTCCCCTCCAACCTCACCCGCATGGGTCTCTCCGAGATCGTCAACCTACTCCTCGAGAACG CTAGCGCCGAGCACGAGACGCAGCCGTTCGACTTCTTGATCGACGGCGAGCTCGTCCGCCTGCCCCTCGAGGAGTTCCTGCTTGCCAAAGGAATCTCCGCG GAGAAAGTGCTTGAAATCGAGTACAtaaaggcggtggcaccgcggaAGCAGCAGGATCCTCGCTTGCACGATGATTGGGTTAGTTCGGTGGACGGTTCTAATCCAAG TTATATTTTAACGGGTTGTTATGATGGCATTGCAAG GCTATGGAAAGGTGGTGCTGCATGTACACATGTATTAGTAGGGCATAGTGGTGCAATTACTTCTGctcacatcatcaatggaaaag ATGAAAGTGAAAACAGGTTCCATATTGCCACTGGTTCAAAAGATCGGACATTGAGGCTTTGGAAG TTTGATGATGCTGAACATTTGGAGCATCCAGTGAATATCAGAGAATATAAAATTCTTCAAGGGCACACATCATCTGTTCAGAGCATCTCCTCGGACCCTTCTGGAGATATG ATTTGTTCAGGTTCCTGGGACAGCTCTATTAAGTTGTGGGATGTGAAGAACTCCGAAGTGCAAGGTGACACTGTGTCAATAAAGAAGAGGAAACTGGTCTCTGACACAGAAAATCATGTAGAGTCGCAGTTGGAG GGGGTGGCTGCCTCAACGCTCATAGGGCATTCACAGTGTGTATCTTCCATTGTTTGGCCAGAACGCAAAACTATATATTCTGCCTCATGGGATCATTCTGTCCGACAATGGGATGTTCAAACAGGCCAAGAGACGTGGAATATG GCATGCGGGAAAGTTTTGAATTGCCTTGACATTGGTGGAGAGAGTTCTGCACTTATTGCTGCAGGAGGCTCTGACCCCATCCTAAGGATTTGGGACCCTCGCAAACCAG GAACACTGGCTCCCGTTTTTCAGTTTTCATCCCATTCATCTTGGATATCTGCTTGCAAATGGCATTGCAAGTCGTGGTTTCATCTGTTATCAGCATCTTATGATGGGAAGGTGATGTTATGGGACCTGAGAACAGCG TGGCCTTTGGCAATAATTGATTCACACAAAGAGAAG GTACTATGCGCCGATTGGTGGAAGAATGACAGTGTTATTAGTGGAGGAGCTGATTCGAAGTTGCTTATATGTTCTGGAGTGTCAATCCAATAA
- the LOC103979832 gene encoding ribosome biogenesis protein WDR12 homolog isoform X1, which yields MDFGVAGGAGGSEEAARRVRVRFTTKLGPPLRVPSAPLAVPSNLTRMGLSEIVNLLLENASAEHETQPFDFLIDGELVRLPLEEFLLAKGISAEKVLEIEYIKAVAPRKQQDPRLHDDWVSSVDGSNPSYILTGCYDGIARLWKGGAACTHVLVGHSGAITSAHIINGKAFATDESENRFHIATGSKDRTLRLWKFDDAEHLEHPVNIREYKILQGHTSSVQSISSDPSGDMICSGSWDSSIKLWDVKNSEVQGDTVSIKKRKLVSDTENHVESQLEGVAASTLIGHSQCVSSIVWPERKTIYSASWDHSVRQWDVQTGQETWNMACGKVLNCLDIGGESSALIAAGGSDPILRIWDPRKPGTLAPVFQFSSHSSWISACKWHCKSWFHLLSASYDGKVMLWDLRTAWPLAIIDSHKEKVLCADWWKNDSVISGGADSKLLICSGVSIQ from the exons ATGGACTTCGGCGTAGCTGGCGGCGCGGGTGGTAGCGAGGAGGCCGCGCGGCGAGTCCGCGTGCGGTTCACCACCAAGCTCGGGCCGCCGCTCCGAGTCCCCTCCGCCCCCCTCGCCGTCCCCTCCAACCTCACCCGCATGGGTCTCTCCGAGATCGTCAACCTACTCCTCGAGAACG CTAGCGCCGAGCACGAGACGCAGCCGTTCGACTTCTTGATCGACGGCGAGCTCGTCCGCCTGCCCCTCGAGGAGTTCCTGCTTGCCAAAGGAATCTCCGCG GAGAAAGTGCTTGAAATCGAGTACAtaaaggcggtggcaccgcggaAGCAGCAGGATCCTCGCTTGCACGATGATTGGGTTAGTTCGGTGGACGGTTCTAATCCAAG TTATATTTTAACGGGTTGTTATGATGGCATTGCAAG GCTATGGAAAGGTGGTGCTGCATGTACACATGTATTAGTAGGGCATAGTGGTGCAATTACTTCTGctcacatcatcaatggaaaag CTTTTGCAACAGATGAAAGTGAAAACAGGTTCCATATTGCCACTGGTTCAAAAGATCGGACATTGAGGCTTTGGAAG TTTGATGATGCTGAACATTTGGAGCATCCAGTGAATATCAGAGAATATAAAATTCTTCAAGGGCACACATCATCTGTTCAGAGCATCTCCTCGGACCCTTCTGGAGATATG ATTTGTTCAGGTTCCTGGGACAGCTCTATTAAGTTGTGGGATGTGAAGAACTCCGAAGTGCAAGGTGACACTGTGTCAATAAAGAAGAGGAAACTGGTCTCTGACACAGAAAATCATGTAGAGTCGCAGTTGGAG GGGGTGGCTGCCTCAACGCTCATAGGGCATTCACAGTGTGTATCTTCCATTGTTTGGCCAGAACGCAAAACTATATATTCTGCCTCATGGGATCATTCTGTCCGACAATGGGATGTTCAAACAGGCCAAGAGACGTGGAATATG GCATGCGGGAAAGTTTTGAATTGCCTTGACATTGGTGGAGAGAGTTCTGCACTTATTGCTGCAGGAGGCTCTGACCCCATCCTAAGGATTTGGGACCCTCGCAAACCAG GAACACTGGCTCCCGTTTTTCAGTTTTCATCCCATTCATCTTGGATATCTGCTTGCAAATGGCATTGCAAGTCGTGGTTTCATCTGTTATCAGCATCTTATGATGGGAAGGTGATGTTATGGGACCTGAGAACAGCG TGGCCTTTGGCAATAATTGATTCACACAAAGAGAAG GTACTATGCGCCGATTGGTGGAAGAATGACAGTGTTATTAGTGGAGGAGCTGATTCGAAGTTGCTTATATGTTCTGGAGTGTCAATCCAATAA
- the LOC135634487 gene encoding flavonoid 3'-monooxygenase CYP75B137-like yields the protein MDLILLGLFTLGLSSLILFFLHLKQSRRKPLPPGPRGWPILGNLPQLGPKPHRTLHALAKVHGPLFRLRFGSVDVVVAASAAVASQLLRAHDAIFCDRPPNSGAEHVAYNYQDLVFAPYGPRWRMLRKLCSVHLFSAKALDDLRWVRQGEVGLLVHALRACGDAPVNLGYAVNVCATNALARATMGRRVFEEDGSREGAGEFKEMVVELMRLAGEFNVGDFVPWLNWLDPQGVVARMKRLHRRYDEFLDGIIAEHRRRAEAAEGEADPSGRGRDLLSVLIALTERPDGEGEGDGGKLTDTNIKALLLNLFTAGTDTSSSTVEWALAELIRHPDVLKQAQRELDSVVGRSRLVTESDLPNLRFLQAVIKETFRLHPSTPLSLPRVASEACEVGGYQIPRGATLLVNIWAITHDPASWPNPLEFNPARFLPGGGHESVDLRGQDFELIPFGAGRRICAGMSLGIRMVQFMTATLVHAFDWSLPEGQKPEKLDMEEAYGLTLQRAVPLMVQPLPRLTSAAYEAGC from the exons ATGGATCTTATTCTACTTGGCCTCTTCACCCTCGGCCTCTCATCCctaatcctcttcttcctccacctcAAGCAGTCGAGGAGGAAGCCCCTGCCGCCCGGTCCCCGCGGCTGGCCGATCCTCGGCAACCTCCCCCAGCTGGGGCCGAAGCCTCACCGCACGCTGCACGCGCTGGCCAAGGTCCACGGCCCGCTCTTCCGCCTCCGCTTCGGCTCCGTGGACGTcgtcgtcgccgcctccgcggccgTCGCTTCCCAGCTGCTCCGCGCGCACGACGCCATCTTCTGTGACCGGCCGCCCAACTCCGGCGCCGAGCACGTCGCCTACAACTACCAGGACCTCGTGTTCGCGCCATACGGCCCCCGCTGGCGTATGCTCCGCAAGCTCTGCTCCGTCCACCTCTTCAGCGCCAAGGCGCTCGACGACCTCCGGTGGGTACGGCAGGGCGAGGTGGGGCTCCTGGTGCACGCGCTCCGCGCGTGCGGCGATGCGCCGGTCAACCTGGGCTACGCCGTGAACGTCTGCGCCACCAACGCGCTGGCCAGGGCCACCATGGGGCGGCGGGTGTTCGAGGAGGACGGTAGCCGGGAGGGCGCCGGGGAGTTCAAGGAGATGGTGGTGGAGCTGATGAGGCTGGCGGGGGAGTTCAACGTCGGCGACTTCGTCCCGTGGCTGAACTGGCTCGACCCCCAGGGGGTGGTAGCCAGGATGAAGAGGCTGCACCGCAGGTACGACGAGTTCCTCGACGGGATCATCGCGGAGCACCGCCGCCGCGCGGAGGCTGCCGAGGGGGAGGCCGACCCGAGCGGCCGCGGAAGGGACCTGTTGAGCGTGTTGATAGCGCTGACCGAGAGGCCGGACGGCGAAGGCGAAGGCGATGGCGGAAAGCTCACCGACACAAACATTAAGGCCCTGCTATTG AACCTGTTCACAGCGGGGACGGACACGTCATCGAGCACGGTGGAGTGGGCGTTGGCGGAGCTCATCCGGCACCCGGACGTCCTCAAGCAAGCCCAGCGGGAGCTCGACTCGGTGGTCGGCCGATCCCGGCTCGTCACCGAGTCCGACCTCCCCAACCTGCGCTTCCTGCAAGCCGTCATCAAGGAGACGTTCCGGCTCCACCCGTCCACGCCGCTGTCCCTCCCGCGCGTGGCGTCGGAGGCGTGCGAGGTCGGCGGCTACCAGATTCCCCGGGGCGCGACGCTGCTCGTCAACATCTGGGCCATCACCCACGACCCGGCGTCGTGGCCGAACCCGCTCGAGTTCAACCCGGCCAGGTTCCTCCCCGGCGGCGGGCACGAGAGCGTCGACCTCAGGGGGCAAGACTTCGAGCTCATCCCGTTCGGAGCCGGGCGGAGGATCTGCGCCGGGATGAGCCTGGGGATCAGGATGGTGCAGTTCATGACGGCTACCCTGGTGCACGCCTTTGACTGGAGTCTGCCGGAGGGGCAGAAGCCGGAGAAGCTCGACATGGAGGAAGCCTATGGGCTGACGCTGCAGCGGGCCGTGCCTTTGATGGTGCAGCCTCTTCCCAGGCTGACCTCTGCGGCGTACGAGGCCGGTTGTTGA
- the LOC135586383 gene encoding glycine-rich RNA-binding protein 10-like, translated as MAFANRIGNLLKKSVTSSPSLYQVIRCMSSSKIFIGGLSYGTDDQSLREAFTSYGEVVEARVIMDRETGRSRGFGFVTFTSNEEASAAISGLDGKDLHGRMVRVNYANERTGGFRGGYGGGGYGGGGYGGGGGGYGGRGGYGAGGGYDGGSANNYGGDNYNTGPAGGGGGYGGGSYGSGGGGSYGGGSYGSGGGGGGYGGSAGGYDGASAGGGYGVAGGGGGSDNYVSGADGGFGGGSGGYGRSSGFYGGSSDGNYNAAAGGGSKQQSSNFGKDDVGYGNDNQDDLLEDDFKGDNNDEPDDYANKQS; from the exons ATGGCTTTTGCAAATAGAATTGGAAATCTCCTGAAGAAATCTGTAACTTCCAGTCCATCATTATATCAAGTAATACGATGCATGTCATCCTCAAAGATTTTTATTGGAG GGCTTTCATATGGCACTGATGATCAAAGTTTGAGAGAAGCATTTACTAGTTATGGTGAAGTTGTCGAAG CTAGGGTGATCATGGACAGGGAAACTGGAAGGTCTAGAGGGTTTGGATTTGTGACTTTTACATCCAACGAAGAAGCCTCTGCTGCCATTAGTGGCTTGGATGGGAAG GATCTCCATGGCCGGATGGTAAGGGTTAACTATGCCAATGAACGAACGGGTGGGTTTCGTGGTGGTTACGGGGGTGGTGGCTACGGTGGAGGTGGgtatggtggtggtggaggtggctACGGTGGCAGAGGAGGTTATGGCGCTGGTGGAGGTTATGACGGTGGTAGTGCAAATAATTATGGTGGTGACAACTACAATACTGGACCTGCTGGCGGAGGTGGTGGTTATGGCGGAGGTAGCTAtggaagtggtggtggtggtagctATGGTGGTGGTAGCTAtggaagtggtggtggtggtggtggctatgGAGGTAGTGCTGGAGGATATGATGGTGCCAGTGCTGGTGGTGGTTATGGTGTTGCCGGGGGTGGTGGTGGCAGTGACAACTACGTAAGTGGAGCGGATGGTGGTTTTGGCGGAGGTAGTGGTGGTTATGGACGGAGCAGTGGATTTTACGGTGGCAGCAGTGATGGCAATTACAACGCCGCTGCAGGTGGTGGCAGCAAACAGCAGAGCAGTAACTTTGGCAAGGATGATGTTGGCTATGGTAATGACAATCAGGATGACTTGCTGGAGGACGACTTCAAGGGTGATAACAATGATGAGCCTGATGACTACGCCAACAAGCAAAGCTAA